A stretch of Schistocerca cancellata isolate TAMUIC-IGC-003103 chromosome 3, iqSchCanc2.1, whole genome shotgun sequence DNA encodes these proteins:
- the LOC126176450 gene encoding major centromere autoantigen B-like yields the protein MAAKRKTLSVVEKVNLIWEVERNANVPISEMAQQLGLAQSLLSGILKNKEKILNQETQCTSKANQRKNVKKSPYEEMVSKLMEWFNGASAENLPIGGALIKKLGLT from the coding sequence ATGGCAGCAAAAAGAAAAACTCTATCTGTTGTGGAGAAAGTGAACTTGATTTGGGAAGTGGAGAGAAACGCAAATGTGCCCATAAGTGAAATGGCTCAACAGCTGGGCCTTGCACAGTCTTTATTGTCAGGAATATTGAAGAATAAGGAGAAGATTCTGAATCAAGAAACACAGTGCACTTCAAAAGCAAACCAGagaaaaaatgttaaaaagtcACCGTACGAAGAAATGGTTTCAAAGCTAATGGAGTGGTTCAATGGAGCAAGTGCTGAAAATTTACCAATCGGTGGTGCATTGATAAAAAAACTTGGGCTAACATAA